The Vigna angularis cultivar LongXiaoDou No.4 chromosome 6, ASM1680809v1, whole genome shotgun sequence genome contains the following window.
AAAAGAATTCAAGCTGGAGGTAGAAATCAAGTAGAAGGGTAACTCAAGAGGCCAAATTCCCACTAAGAATTTGTGCTTTTGTTCATGGCTGCATTTGGGTCTCTTCTTTTTTCCACTGCGAAGATTACTATCAAGAAGTCCATTTTCTCAGTGTCACTacactaaaatttataaaatatcatgttTGTATCATAAATAAATGTCAGAGAATAGTTTCATCATGGCCATGAAACTCAAGCATAAACATATCTGCCTATCAATAATATTTGTGAACTATATATTATCTATTACAACTGGAGTTGGCCACTCATAGTATTAAAATTAGCAGTTAACTTTATCCAATATTTCTTGGATCGTACCCTTATAGCTCTAGACGTTCAATCCCTAATTGCATTCAGGCTAACAAGTAATGCAGTATCCAGATGACTGTattttttatagaataaaaatgataacaAGAATTTAATACTCAAACAATATCAGTTGAGACTTGAGAATAGCCACCTTCATTAACacactcttaatttttttaacaactattttaaaaaaacttcacctcatttaaatttgtattttataaactCATCGCCTTtaatatttgtgaattttttgATAAGTCAACATTTTATTATGtctttaataatgtaaatattttttagttgagGTGTTTCTAAAACTGTCACAaatgataattttgtaataGTTTTAAGCCACGAAAACAGTAGCAAAGAGTGTTTTTTTTAACCCCTGGAACCGCGacggaaaaacaaaaaaacccTTGAACAGTGAAGGGTTTAAGAGCTTAGGCGCTTTTGTGGTGTTGAGCTGAGTAGAGTGTCGAAGCAGACGAGGTTTCTCTTACTGAATTTATTTCGACCATGTTTTCTCGCACTCGCACCTTTCCTTTCATTCCCATCGCCTCAAAAGGTATTACTTCTCTTttgtcttctctctttctctttcttcactGACCTAACGCCGTTTCTCTTTCGCGATTCCCAATCAAGTGTTTGCCTCTCCACTCGAAGCTTTCTACTCCACCCACATTGGCGGCGATAAGCCCGTTCTGGTAAGTAATCCATTATCTTCTCATGAATTCGAATTTCTTTGCCATGCCTGCGCCATTGCCACCCACTGTTGTTCCACCAGGTTCGGGATTTTATTCATTCCGCACTCTACCACCCCTTACATGGCTACTTCTCCCGAAGATCGGGCTCCGTTGGAGTTCTTCCTAATGCTATCAAGTTCAATCAGCTTCAAGGTCTCGCTCTATGTATTTGTTTATCTGTTTTCGGTTAATTGATTTTCGAGAATTGATTAGTACTGTTACTAGTTATTGTAAACTAAAATgaagttaattttgttttactttgtcTGAAGGAAGGTGAATATTGTACCTCACCCTATTTATAATGACCTTTTTACAATTTTGACTGCCGGTTATAAATCATAATTTCGGGAATTAGctttaaaatatttgctttGAATTGTTTCAGTTCAGACAGTTGATCTGTTCTCTGGATTCAAGGCAAAACATTGATTTTTACATTGGTTATAAGTTTTCCGTGGTTTGTACTTATGTAAGAGTGGTGACATTTCAGGCCGTAAAGCTTATATGAGATACTTGGATAATATTTACAGGCAGAGTGATATATCGTGGTTTACACCAGTGGAACTTTTTAAGGTACCCTCTCGATGTGATAGAGATTTTCCAGTccttaatttatagaataatgATTCATAACGTGGTTTTTATGGTTTTCAGTTTTGTATGTagaaattttctttgtttttaaataatttatttaatcaagaatttATAGTTTCCATGGACGTTGAATCTTAAGAGCTATTTTTGGTCAAGCTCAAAACCTTCTTGTCAACAGGGGGCAAACAATAGAAATTGATTTAAAGGATTAATTGCTCTCTGTTTTGGGGATGTGAGCATTACCTGCAAATTTGCGGTGTTAAGATGGATGCATTTAGGGAAAGTTCAGGCAAGAATTGACTAGGTGAGGCATCtaagttaaaattgaaaacaagaagaaaaattaaccTAGGTATCACACAAACAATGGGACTGAAGGACCAGGTCTGAATTAGATTCCCAAACTAAAAATCTCACAAGGAAAAATTGGATGTTGAAAATATAGTTTCACAATTCACTCAATTCATTGTTGGAATATAGATGGAAAGTCAAGCACAAATTGGACATGAAAACTTCGGTATGCAAtttttcagtatttgtgttaattttttttctttggtttatCAATTTATAGTGAAATTAGTTTCTGGTGCTTGAAACAGCTGTAGAACCTCAacgaatatttttgtttctcttaaaATTTTCCATCATGTATGTCTAAGCAGTGCTCTAGctctttcatatttatttatttatgtatttactTTTGTAGCCTTGGTATGCTCATGCTATTGCTGAAGCCATCATGCGCACTGCAAATTTCTCTGTTCCTCTAAAAGTAAGTGTCTTGCAATCTTGTTGCATTTGATCAGTGTTTCTTGTCTAGGTTCATCTGGTATTTTTCCCCAATCTAAACTTCTCTCTTCGTCCAGCAACTGGGCTATATGAGAGCCCTGCATGTGCTGCTATTCAGCACTAAACCACTTATCAGATAATGTTTCACTTATTAGATAATGTTTCACTTCTCTATAAGTATGTTTCATACCTTTATATTATCTCAATAAGCCTcgtattttctttttgattatATAATGTAGTAAGTATcttaaatttatcttgtttaCACAGGCTGTTCCTTTTTACTACTTCAATCAGTAGTTGATACTATCCTCTAATTTGCAATCAGATATATGAAATTGGTGGTGGATCTGGAACATGTGCCAAGGGTATAATGGATTACATAATGTTGAATGCTCCTGCAAAAGTTTATAACAGTATGACTTACATGTACGTGCCTTGATAGtcaatgtaatatatatttattataaaaccAAATTATAGTGTTAGACATAGTTTTTAATTCTTATGTTAAGATAGTGGGTTTAACTTTTATTGTATGTACCTCTATTATCTGTGTAATTCATATGTTGCATAATTCTCCCATTAGTAACTTCTATGTAGGTCAATCTTTACTTTGGTGATTTTAGTAATTTCATTGCAATAATATTAAAGGTGAATGATGTGCAGAAAATTAGAAATTAGGAAGCTGTgtccctttttattttacttgaCTGTATTCCATTCTCAGCCAACTTGGATGGGATGGTTTGGACCAATTCTTAAGGTAATTTTCttgtaaattataaattattttcaatttctggTGCACTCAACTACAATTGTCAAAATTGGTCTGTCCCAGCGGGCCAGACTGGGCTGAGTTGTTAAATATTAGGCAAGAAGTGTACTAGACCAATGTGACATGGGTTTGATGGGCCAGACTGTTGATAGTTGCGGCCTTACAGGAATAATGTATATCCATTGAAAAGAAGACAAATATTGTGAATGTCTAATTGAGAGAGTGAAAATAATTAGGCTAGGAATAGATTTGTGCGGGcagtattaatattataaattttttactacattttaaatagtaataataataataatttatagttatgcatgtgttttttatttacaaatgtTAAAAAGTTAGTTGGGCAGCTGCCCCACACTCACATGTGGATCCATCCCTGAGTAGGTTCACCATTTAGTTAATTTGCCTTGTGTATCTTTCACTAGAATCATATGGTTCAAATCTGAATTACTATTCTTCTTTTTACCACAGCTCAGTTGAGATTAGTCCTTCACTTGCTGAGGTCCAAAGAGAAACTGTTGGTGAAGTGCGCAGCCATATACCAAAGTTCAGGGTAGAATGTCGTGATGCTTCTGACCGGAGTGGATGGGGTAGACTGCATTATAATTCTTCCGAATTACATACTATTGCAGCTTCCAATTATAAAGTGATTTAGAATCTAAAGATTAAACTATCCTATAGTTTTGtatttactattataatatttaaatttttcattattattgcTTAGGGTCTGCAATGGTAAGTCTGCCTCCATTTGACCTGGAGGTAATGTGTTCAAATATTTGAAACATCCTGTTTACTTGTGGGTAAGGTTGTgtacatttttcttttccaactttgacTAAATGGAAGCCTCATGCACTAGGTGTATTTTTCCCcccttttttcttattaataatttataacaaaatggCAACAATGGAACAATAAATatgttccttttatttttccCTATGAGTGCTACAAGGATATATCTATTtgtataacattttattatgtttatcatCTCCattatttacttaattttcCTATTCCTCATTTCTCTAGTATTCAGGATCCTATTAGTCTATCAATACTTGTGTTAGAAATCTTAATGCTTGAGGAATGCTTCAACTGGAATAACTTGTTGCTTTATTGTGTCTTGCCAACTGTTTTAATTCATATACGAGGGTATGGACTTCTATTTTTTCTTAGGGAACAATGTTGTGGAGGAGGGGAGGAGGTAGTGGACATCTATGGGTTGAATGGATGATGGTGCACTTTCAGATGCTAGAAAAGCTTTAGAAATTGCTTTTCACACCTGTTGCAATTATTGGGTTTTGGGTCAGAGGGATGAAAAGGAGAGTGAGACTTTGGATAATATTGAGTATTTTGACGGATTACAATGAGGTATAGGTTCTTAAAACCTATAACACTAATACTTATTTATACTAACCATAGCCCCAATTTAAAAGGATTCATATCATGAGATAAGGGAATATTGTAACCAATAGTATGGAATAATAAGCAAATAGGGAAACTAAATTAATTCTCAAGAATAATACAATACGTTCTAAAGTATGATCAAGATAATGCTGAatgaatatttttgtatattctCATAACGCCAACTGACTGTTCTAGGTTGATGGAGTTATTATGGTACATGGATCTCAATTATTTACCTATCTTGCCCTTAAAACTTCCTGCCTCTTATTTTGGACGTGTGGTAACTTTGCTGGATAAATTTATGCAATAATGCTAATATTGTTCCCTTCTTTACAGGGAATGTGGAGCAACAACCGTGTTGGGTAATAATGCTTGAGgtgtgttttatattatttcaattgTTTCAAGCGGATGCTCTAAAACTTTGTGAAATGGTCAAAGAAAAGTTTCAAATCATATTCTTCTAAAGCAAATAATGTATTAGAAAATGGGGGAGAAAGCTCGTTTTGTACCACTAAAACCCTAAACTATGATGTTTTGGGGGATAAAATTGGTTAGAAGCCTATATCACGGTAGTGTCACTATGGCAAACAAAAAGTCACATTTTGGCTGACGTGGCCACTATTGAAAACTCTACTATTTTAATTCCATAGCTGCCCATGGCCCTTGCTCTGCTGTTATGCTATGGTGCTGCTACTGGGCACTATTCTGTTGCACGATGCTCAACTTTCATTGTGATTTCAAATAGTTAATTAGTTTGTACATGTCGATGAACTAAAATTCCCAAATTTGGTGCTGCCAGTGTATGATGTTTGTTTTATTGGCTGCCTGTAATATAGTGGCTGTTAGCTGCTATTACTGCACTCTGAACTGCTATTAGTAATGGCCAACTACAAGCAATCAACCATTTAGGTATGGCTAGCAGCTGCTTTAATTCATACATGTATGATAATGGCCAATGTTGGGAACCTACCGAGACCTGATTAGCCTGTTCTCATAGTTCAAGGCACCATTTTACTGTTTTTGGCATTAAAAATTTGAGCTGGTAGTTCCCTGTCAGAAGCTAAGATCTGGCAATTGGCTATCTGCCATTATCAGTGCAAAcgcatcataaaaaaattgagtcaattcTGTGTGTTTTGCTAAGAATTTTGGTATTTAGATGTTGCAAATTGGAAATCTTCTTTTGCTGGTGCTTTCTTTCTCATTAATGatgcattttattataatttagatattaacaACAATTACTTTACTTTGTGTAGGTACTTGATAATCTTCCACATGATCTTATCTATGCAGAGAATCAAATTTCTTCATGGATGGAAGTCTGGGTTGAGAGGCAACATGACCAGTAAGTATCAGCTTTATGTTTGGATGCTGAACATACTGGTGCACATAACCCTTGACACATTCTAGTGCTTCATTTGGTAGTAGCTATTAGAAAATCTAACAAATTTctcatgatattttttttatatcttagaatattttagaatatccttgataatgttttttttattttatgattttgctTTCTTATTTAATCAGCATCTTTGTAATTATGGGTCTAATCGTATCATAGGAATGGGAATATTATTTCgtatatttatttgtttcattaCTTCAATACAGTGTACTCACAGTTTCAATATTTCTTGCATCTTATTTGCTCTTTTTAAAACCCTCATATTAGAGCTGTACCAATTAGTCTCCTCTTCCATCGTGTCTCTTTTTTCAATGTCACTATCATTTTTCTGCTGTCCTAATTGTTTTAACACTGCAAAAATATGTGGCAAGTGTTGTTCGGCAACATTGACTTTCCCAATAGGTATTTGCCAGCACCAACTTTTCTAGCGACACACATTGTGCTTGCCTCCTTTCAGGAGTTTGCCCTTTTGTTTCTGATCATGGCTTCCTCTAGTACTACACCTCAGTCCATTGATAATCCCCTGACAACTTTTTCTATGTATAAAGATTTCCTCTACTGGTATGAGCATGGCTAGACCATTGTTTCTACTACCGTGGTGTTTGTTATGCAACTTTTTTCTCACCAATGGTCATTACAGTACTTCTATTCCCATCCACGATCATTGGCTCTTTTGCCCCAAATCAACCATATTTACGGGTAGTCACTTCTATTCCTGCGGATGATTATTTTGATGGTGAATTGTCATTGATGGTTCATAATAGCATAGCTCTCTGTCCCAGATGTTGTTGTCAGACTTACTTTCACGTTTAAATATTTTGGGTCTCCAGTTATATTGCATTCAAGCTTAcaaatgaggttgaggaagTTGGACCTTGCTTTGCTTGATTGTTTGCGAAGAAATTTCTTAGTTTGATGATTATTCTAGCTATTTGGCTGCGCCATCTTTGTAGTAATTCTCTCTCGGTTCTCCAGCATCCGAATTACCTTTCCAACAATTGTTTTTGGTGGAACTcagtttttatgttttctaacTGTTTTTTATTTGTGGAGAATTGAATTGTTTTTCTTGCAACAAGTTGAAAGCTTACTAAGATATAACCCGAGGGGGATTGTTAGAAAAATATAGGTAATATTTGATGATACTTTTTTTACACCTAAAAGTATTTTGGAGTATCCTTGACGATATGTTaggatttatttttattttctatgctatgatatttttccttatttaattaGGATCTTTATAATTTTAGGCCTATTATATGATGTGAATAGGAATATTAtctctaatatttatttgtattgcGTTAATTCTATACAAAATGTACACCAATGTGTAGTCAAGAAGACACAGTTTCAACATTATCTATTTTTCTCTTAAGGGCAGTAGCCACAAAGTAAAAAAGAACAAAGATGTTTTCATTTATCATTTAAGTGATTATTAAATCATAACATTATTATTTGGCCTCAACCTAAATGAGAATTACACATCACCaatcattttttatctttattagtGAAACATTCAATGAGTTATACAAGCCCATGCAAGACTCACTGATCACGCGTTGTGTTGAGATCATGGACATGGATAAAACCAACACAACTCATAGCAGTGCAGTTTCTACTACACTGAAAAGCGTTTGGTCTAAGGTTTACCCAAAACCACGTAGATGTTGGCTGCCGACTGGTTGCTTGGTAAGAGTCTCTTAAATCTTCCTTAAGTCTCACCTATAAATTGATTTTTGCATTTATTATCGTCTCTCTTTCCCAGAAATTACTTGAGGTTCTCCATGAGGTGTTGCCAAAGATGTCTTTGATTGCTTCTGATTTCAGCTACCTGCCAGATGTGAAGTTACCTGGTGAAAGAGCTCCCTTGGTTTCAACTAAAGTACATTCTTGTTATACATTTTAACAAAACCACTGTTATCTGTTTTTGCATCTTGTAGACTTTagagataagtttaattaactGAGTTTCCCTTATGAATGGCAGAAAGATGGAAGCAGCACAGATTATGACAATTATATGGAGGCTAAGGTTCACTTTACCTCTACCTTCTTTcactttcaacttttttttccttattctcACTTGTTCACTTCGTCTAGTGTCGTACATTATATCGGATAGTTTTGTTGCTTGACACAATCTTACTTAAATTTATTACtatgttttaa
Protein-coding sequences here:
- the LOC108343480 gene encoding uncharacterized protein LOC108343480; translated protein: MFSRTRTFPFIPIASKVFASPLEAFYSTHIGGDKPVLVRDFIHSALYHPLHGYFSRRSGSVGVLPNAIKFNQLQGRKAYMRYLDNIYRQSDISWFTPVELFKPWYAHAIAEAIMRTANFSVPLKIYEIGGGSGTCAKGIMDYIMLNAPAKVYNSMTYISVEISPSLAEVQRETVGEVRSHIPKFRVECRDASDRSGWGNVEQQPCWVIMLEVLDNLPHDLIYAENQISSWMEVWVERQHDHETFNELYKPMQDSLITRCVEIMDMDKTNTTHSSAVSTTLKSVWSKVYPKPRRCWLPTGCLKLLEVLHEVLPKMSLIASDFSYLPDVKLPGERAPLVSTKKDGSSTDYDNYMEAKGEADIFFPTDFWLLERIDHYCSGWLKLHGDHTSKKGKKRRTITLETSSFMEEFGLPTKTRTKDGYNPILDDFKNTKFYLSVPTHNTK